A stretch of Methanobrevibacter boviskoreani JH1 DNA encodes these proteins:
- a CDS encoding HK97 family phage prohead protease — MSNGFIVYSPLTTKSVKDFTTNTEENERILLEGIASTTNKDLYGEIISPDAMKKMVEQAPTLNIHGDHRYGLDHVIGAVKDVSESEGKLHIKFLVTKKYSPLIKDMLDTGIHLGLSIGGFVKDYDTTTKTIKNINLKEISLTALPANWDTFGTVRSKNLVKSNCFTGACHNIVKNLKADNMSKEEETNNNIDVNENENNENTKFITQEDAEKYFNELMAEKEQSITETVLSNVESKINSMVNTAIDEALEQGNKTESDTESDDEIVKNLLTEFNKNMDSKLQEFNNRFFKNLQDNRNPKNHVDKALQKEPEQKNENEYSTKSIAEKIASID; from the coding sequence ATGTCAAATGGATTCATTGTGTATAGTCCACTTACAACAAAATCTGTAAAAGACTTTACAACTAATACTGAAGAAAATGAGAGAATTCTCCTTGAAGGAATCGCATCCACTACAAATAAAGATTTGTATGGTGAAATTATTTCTCCAGATGCAATGAAAAAAATGGTTGAACAAGCACCTACACTAAATATTCATGGTGATCATAGATATGGTCTTGATCATGTGATAGGTGCAGTGAAAGATGTTTCTGAAAGTGAAGGAAAACTCCATATAAAATTTCTTGTAACCAAAAAATATTCACCACTTATTAAGGACATGTTAGATACTGGTATTCATCTTGGACTTAGTATTGGTGGATTTGTAAAAGATTATGATACCACCACAAAGACAATAAAAAACATTAATTTAAAAGAGATTAGCCTAACAGCATTACCCGCGAATTGGGATACTTTCGGAACTGTTAGAAGTAAAAATCTCGTAAAATCAAATTGTTTTACAGGGGCATGTCATAATATAGTTAAAAATTTAAAGGCGGATAATATGTCTAAAGAAGAAGAAACCAATAATAATATTGATGTTAATGAAAATGAAAATAATGAAAATACAAAATTCATTACACAAGAAGATGCTGAAAAATACTTCAATGAGTTAATGGCTGAAAAAGAACAATCAATCACTGAAACTGTTCTTAGTAACGTTGAATCAAAAATTAATAGTATGGTTAATACTGCTATAGATGAAGCATTAGAACAAGGAAACAAAACTGAATCAGATACCGAATCTGATGATGAAATTGTAAAAAATTTACTTACTGAATTTAATAAAAACATGGATTCTAAACTTCAAGAATTTAATAATAGATTTTTTAAAAATCTTCAAGATAATAGAAATCCAAAAAACCATGTAGATAAAGCTTTACAAAAGGAACCAGAACAAAAAAATGAAAATGAATATTCTACAAAAAGTATAGCTGAAAAAATAGCAAGTATAGATTAA